One segment of Panicum virgatum strain AP13 chromosome 3K, P.virgatum_v5, whole genome shotgun sequence DNA contains the following:
- the LOC120700775 gene encoding protein NRT1/ PTR FAMILY 3.1-like: MATATVDREGDGEQQKRWKQGGYNTLPFIMANEICDRFATAGFNANLISYLTQQLNMTLVDASNTLTNFGGTTSLTVVLGAFFTDSYISRFWIIVAGSVFYQLGMLGLVLSAVVPSLRPPPCAAADACRRPSGGQLAVVYVGAAQDQPFTRLAQVLAAAFRKRNAAVPEDTGLLYQDKELDALISTKGRLLHTDKLRFLDRAAIVTPAAGRPKLWRLSTVHRVEELKSLANLLPIWSAGIVLATAGSHNGSFTIMQARTMERHVTRSLEIPPATLSIFTTGATLVSIILYDRAFVPLARRATGLPSGITYFQRMGIGLAVAAAALVEARRRAAAAEHGLLDSPKAVVPMSVFWLVPQYAIHGVADAFASVGQMEFLYDQSPESMRSTAVALFWLCGSFGSYLSTALVAAVQRATRGRGDWLQDNINRGRIDNYYWLVTLVMVLNLGHYLCCFYFYTLKPLEVAEERGHRDEEPGDLPSPQKNGDGMA, from the exons atGGCGACCGCAACCGTGGATAGGGAGGGAGATGGAGAGCAGCAGAAGAGATGGAAgcagggagggtacaacacccTGCCATTCATCATGG CGAACGAGATCTGCGACCGGTTCGCCACGGCCGGCTTCAACGCGAACCTCATCTCCTACCTGACGCAGCAGCTGAACATGACGCTGGTGGACGCGTCCAACACGCTCACCAACTTCGGCGGCACCACCAGCCTCACCGTCGTCCTCGGCGCCTTCTTCACCGACTCCTACATCAGCCGcttctggatcatcgtcgcggGCTCCGTCTTCTACCAGCTCGGCATGCTCGGCCTCGTCCTGTCCGCCGTCGTCCCTTCGCTACGCcccccgccgtgcgccgccgccgacgcgtgcCGGCGCCCCTCCGGGGGCCAGCTCGCCGTGGTGTATGTTGGAGCTGCCCAGGATCA ACCGTTCACGAGGCTCGCGcaggtcctcgccgccgcgttcAGGAAGCGCAACGCCGCCGTGCCGGAGGACACCGGCttgctgtaccaggacaaggaGCTCGATGCCCTCATCTCCACCAAAGGCAGGCTCCTGCATACTGACAAGCTCAG ATTCTTGGACCGGGCCGCGATCgtgacgccggcggccgggcggccgAAGCTGTGGCGTCTGTCGACGGTGCACCGCGTGGAGGAGCTCAAGTCCCTCGCCAACCTGCTGCCCATCTGGTCGGCCGgcatcgtcctcgccaccgccggctcGCACAACGGCTCCTTCACCATCATGCAGGCGCGCACCATGGAGCGCCACGTCACCCGGAGCCTGGAGATCCCGCCGGCGACGCTGTCCATCTTCACGACGGGGGCCACGCTCGTGAGCATCATCCTCTACGACCGCGCCTTCGTGCCCCTGGCGCGGCGCGCCACGGGCCTGCCATCCGGAATCACCTACTTCCAGCGCATGGGCATCGGgctggccgtcgccgccgccgcgctcgtcgaggccaggcgccgcgccgcggcggccgagcaCGGGCtcctggacagccccaaggccGTCGTCCCGATGAGCGTCTTCTGGCTGGTGCCGCAGTACGCCATCCACGGCGTCGCCGACGCCTTCGCGTCGGTGGGGCAGATGGAGTTCCTGTACGACCAGTCGCCGGAGAGCATGCGCAGCACGGCCGTCGCGCTCTTCTGGCTCTGCGGCTCCTTCGGGAGCTACCTGAGCACGGCGCTCGTCGCGGCGGTGCAGCGCGCCACGCGGGGCCGCGGGGACTGGCTCCAGGACAACATCAACCGGGGCAGGATCGACAACTACTACTGGCTCGTCACCCTCGTCATGGTGCTCAACCTGGGACACTACCTCTGCTGCTTCTACTTCTACACATTGAAGCCACTGGAGGTGGCTGAGGAACGTGGCCATCGCGACGAGGAGCCCGGCGACCTCCCTTCTCCACAGAAAAATGGCGACGGGATGGCATAA